TGATCTGAAAGTGGTTCACATAGGATCAGTGGCCTTGGCTCTGGAGCCACTCTCTGAGGTGATCATTTCTGCATTGCAATTATATGAACCTAAGCCTGTGATTTTCCTTGATCCAAATGTAAGACCAGCTGTCATCCCAGACATGGATGTGTTTAGAGCCAGAATTGAGGATGCAATGGACATGGCCTCCTTGATCAAGATCAGTGATGAGGATCTCCTTCTGCTCTATGAAGGAAAGGACGCTAAGAAGATGGCCCAGTCCCTTGCCAAGGAGAAACAGGTCCATATCATCCTTACCCTTGGTAAACAAGGAAGTATCTGGTATACCCCAGAAGGTGAGTCAGTTTCCATGGAGATCATTGACCTACCCGTTATCGATACGGTTGGTGCAGGAGACACTTTCAGTGGAGGCCTTCTCTCCTATCTCTATGAAAGGAATTGTTTCGGCAAGGATGGTGATATCCCGAAACTCGAGAAAATCTCACTTGATATGATCAAGGACGCTTTACTTTGGGCTACTGCATCCAGTGCTATAACCTGTTCAAGAAGGGGCTGTGACCCCCCTAGGACCGAGGAGATACGCTCCTTGCTTGCCAGCCTTTAGGTTGCCTTAGTAGCTTCTTTGGAAGTACACTATCTCCATGCTGAAGAATACCCGAAACAGAATCATACGCACTCTGCTCCTCATTTTGGGGGGTGCGTTCTGTGTATTCATCGGTCTCTTGCTT
This sequence is a window from uncultured Sphaerochaeta sp.. Protein-coding genes within it:
- a CDS encoding carbohydrate kinase, producing MIGVIGEALIDFIAKGTLGPSVPYDAVVGGCALNTAVATSRQDSPVAYVGKISGDIFGQRMLNHLIESEVLFDPSLCAAPQPSLLAMASLDAEGKANYTFYTEGTAVASMTKAELLSSLQEHTDLKVVHIGSVALALEPLSEVIISALQLYEPKPVIFLDPNVRPAVIPDMDVFRARIEDAMDMASLIKISDEDLLLLYEGKDAKKMAQSLAKEKQVHIILTLGKQGSIWYTPEGESVSMEIIDLPVIDTVGAGDTFSGGLLSYLYERNCFGKDGDIPKLEKISLDMIKDALLWATASSAITCSRRGCDPPRTEEIRSLLASL